In Engraulis encrasicolus isolate BLACKSEA-1 unplaced genomic scaffold, IST_EnEncr_1.0 scaffold_38_np1212, whole genome shotgun sequence, the following proteins share a genomic window:
- the LOC134443901 gene encoding podocalyxin-like protein 2, which yields MSGKKATSKKKNVAGPTKMTAQQAAEWILQSSDEESDAGSMSSVDSVAFLEGLDPALEISSDADWLPEQEEEEGEEEESQVEKEGQRVGEEEGDDQPSASSPATTRARKRKAAQPSSATPATKRGRGRGRGRGRGRGQGRRQEPEGNGQPWQGMDVDDIIPPQPSFNPARAPGPQVVGGCNTPYCNSSCSS from the exons ATGTCTGGTAAGAAGGCAACGAGCAAGAAGAAGAATGTTGCTGGCCCAACTAAGATGACTGCTCAACAGGCAGCCGAATGGATTTTACAATCCAGCGACGAAGAGTCCGACGCAGGGAGCATGTCATCGGTTGACTCTGTGGCATTTTTGGAAGGACTCGATCCAGCCTTGGAGAT ATCCTCTGATGCAGACTGGCTCcctgaacaggaggaggaggagggggaggaggaggagagccaggtggagaaagaggggcagagagttggtgaggaggaaggagacgatCAACCATCAGCCTCTTCGCCGGCTACCACCAGAGCAAGGAAGAGGAAAGCAGCGCAGCCATCCAGCGCCACACCTGCCaccaagagaggcagaggaagagggagaggaagaggaagaggaagaggacagggaagGCGACAGGAGCCAGAGGGAAATGGTCAGCCATGGCAGGGGATGGACGTGGATGACATCATACCACCACAACCATCATTCAACCCCGCTCGCGCTCCAGGGCCCCAGGTCGTGGGGGGGTGCAATACACCATACTGCAACTCTTCATGCTCTTCATGA